A genome region from Sporichthyaceae bacterium includes the following:
- a CDS encoding enoyl-CoA hydratase-related protein: MIEVVTQDGVAVVTLRHGKVNALDVELLDALTATVHDLERSAVAGVVLTSSGATFSAGVNLRRVLDEGPAYAKDLVRALSEAFVAWFATPLPVVAAVNGHAIAGGCVLAATADRRVAADVPSALIGASEVRVGVPFPAAALEVLRHACGPAVEAVVLGAGLHSPTAAVELGLLHGLTDPDRLLSDAIATAGALAAGAPAVYGRTKLSLRAPTLARIAAAAPDDLSIAEIWGDPATRERIAAAMPGARAAVPAADLVPDPQEFAKAWAAAWNDRDVESVLAHFAEGITFSSPVAAQVVGGDGVVRGKDALRAYWNLALERVPDLHFEILGTYRGTDSVVIHYRNQKGIEVCEVLHFADGLAVAGYAGYAAGSTDPAGVD, from the coding sequence TTGATCGAGGTCGTGACCCAGGACGGCGTGGCGGTTGTGACGCTGCGTCACGGCAAGGTCAACGCGTTGGACGTCGAGCTGCTCGACGCCCTGACGGCAACGGTGCACGACCTGGAACGGTCGGCCGTCGCGGGGGTGGTGCTGACCTCGTCCGGCGCGACGTTCAGCGCCGGGGTGAACCTGCGTCGGGTGCTCGACGAGGGCCCGGCCTACGCGAAAGACCTGGTCCGCGCGCTGTCCGAGGCGTTCGTCGCGTGGTTCGCCACCCCGTTGCCGGTGGTCGCCGCCGTCAACGGTCACGCGATCGCGGGCGGCTGTGTGCTGGCCGCCACCGCTGACCGCCGGGTGGCCGCGGACGTCCCGTCGGCGTTGATCGGCGCCAGCGAGGTCCGCGTCGGTGTGCCGTTCCCGGCCGCGGCGCTCGAGGTGCTGCGCCACGCCTGCGGACCAGCCGTCGAGGCGGTGGTACTTGGCGCCGGCCTGCACTCCCCTACCGCGGCCGTCGAGCTCGGGCTGCTCCACGGCCTGACCGATCCGGACCGATTGCTGTCCGACGCCATCGCCACGGCCGGCGCCCTGGCTGCCGGAGCGCCGGCGGTCTACGGCCGGACGAAGCTGTCTCTGCGGGCCCCGACCTTGGCCCGAATTGCCGCCGCCGCGCCCGACGACCTGTCGATCGCCGAGATCTGGGGTGACCCGGCCACCCGCGAGCGCATCGCCGCGGCGATGCCCGGGGCGCGTGCGGCGGTGCCCGCCGCGGACCTCGTCCCTGATCCGCAGGAGTTCGCCAAGGCCTGGGCGGCGGCCTGGAACGACCGCGACGTCGAGTCGGTGCTCGCGCACTTCGCCGAGGGAATCACGTTCAGTTCCCCGGTGGCGGCACAGGTCGTCGGCGGCGACGGCGTGGTCCGGGGCAAGGACGCCCTGCGCGCGTACTGGAACCTCGCCCTGGAACGCGTCCCGGATCTGCACTTCGAGATCCTCGGGACCTACCGGGGCACAGACTCGGTGGTCATCCACTACCGCAACCAGAAGGGCATCGAGGTCTGCGAGGTGCTGCACTTCGCCGACGGCCTGGCCGTCGCCGGATACGCGGGCTACGCGGCCGGTTCGACCGATCCCGCCGGGGTCGATTGA
- a CDS encoding SDR family oxidoreductase has translation MSLNLFDLTGKTALVTGGTSGIGRMIARGLLQAGASVTLSSRKQAAGDAAVAELAEFGEVSFVAADLADEAATAQLAAAVAGRTERLHILVNNAGAVWGAPLADFPAAAWDKVLGLNVKAPFLLTRALLPQLEAAGTAADPARVINVGSIDGLRVTKWPTYSYSASKAAIHQLTRVLARELGPRHITVNAIAPGPFRTKMMAVMLEEHEAEVVASSPLGRVGTDDDMAGAAIYLSSRASAYVTGVVLPVDGGIYTTT, from the coding sequence ATGTCGCTGAACCTGTTCGACCTGACCGGCAAGACCGCGCTGGTCACCGGTGGCACGTCCGGGATCGGGCGAATGATCGCCCGCGGGCTGCTCCAGGCCGGTGCGTCGGTGACGCTGAGTTCGCGCAAGCAGGCCGCCGGGGACGCCGCGGTCGCCGAACTGGCCGAGTTCGGCGAGGTGTCGTTCGTAGCCGCGGATCTCGCCGACGAGGCGGCGACCGCGCAACTGGCCGCGGCCGTGGCCGGACGTACCGAGCGCCTGCACATCCTGGTCAACAACGCCGGCGCGGTGTGGGGTGCGCCGTTGGCCGACTTCCCGGCGGCGGCCTGGGACAAGGTGCTCGGCCTCAACGTCAAGGCCCCGTTCCTGCTCACGCGCGCGCTGCTGCCGCAACTGGAGGCGGCCGGCACCGCGGCGGACCCGGCCCGGGTGATCAACGTCGGCAGCATCGACGGCCTGCGAGTGACGAAGTGGCCGACCTACTCCTACTCGGCCTCGAAAGCCGCGATCCACCAGCTCACCCGGGTGCTGGCCCGCGAGCTCGGGCCGCGGCACATCACCGTCAACGCGATCGCGCCCGGCCCGTTCCGTACCAAGATGATGGCCGTGATGTTGGAGGAGCACGAGGCCGAGGTCGTGGCCTCCTCGCCGCTCGGCCGGGTCGGCACCGACGACGACATGGCCGGCGCTGCGATCTACCTGTCGAGCCGAGCCTCCGCCTACGTCACCGGCGTGGTCCTGCCGGTCGACGGCGGCATCTACACCACCACCTGA
- a CDS encoding MarR family winged helix-turn-helix transcriptional regulator gives MSRPAPAMSDADYERLLGVRTALRRFQQWSEAQARSQGLTPAQHQLLLTIKGHPDPQGPSMGEIADYLCIRHHSTVELVNRAETAGYVVRRPDPDNARVVRVVLSRSGDAKIRLLSPAGLDELSLPAQLLVDLAAYSGEAGNGAPPAT, from the coding sequence ATGAGTCGACCCGCACCCGCCATGTCCGACGCGGACTACGAGCGGCTGCTCGGCGTACGTACTGCGCTACGCCGCTTCCAGCAGTGGAGTGAGGCGCAGGCCCGGTCGCAGGGCCTCACCCCGGCGCAGCACCAACTGCTGCTGACGATCAAGGGACATCCCGACCCGCAGGGCCCGAGCATGGGCGAGATCGCCGACTACCTCTGCATCCGGCACCACAGCACGGTCGAGCTGGTCAACCGGGCGGAGACGGCCGGTTACGTGGTCCGTCGGCCGGACCCGGACAACGCCCGGGTGGTCCGGGTCGTGCTGAGCAGGTCCGGCGACGCCAAGATCCGCCTGCTGTCCCCGGCCGGGCTGGACGAGCTCTCGTTGCCGGCACAGCTGCTGGTCGACCTGGCCGCTTACTCGGGCGAGGCGGGCAACGGCGCGCCGCCCGCTACTTGA
- the helR gene encoding RNA polymerase recycling motor ATPase HelR — MSESAFDLPARLAAKTDPALIAADERHFAALAESLRHSIADVSARLDAERRAPGGKGREAMDRDLEVHRLTGRLRALRRYGLDLCLGRMDPADGSAPVYVGRLGLTDSSGHRLLLDWRSPAAGPFFGATHANPMGLAARRRYRWTAGRISDYWDELFTAEGVEGHPALDDQSAFLASLGANRTERMRDVLATIAADQDAIIRAGSRGALVVDGGPGTGKTVVALHRAAYLLYSDPRLDRRHGGVLFVGPSRPYLAYVSDVLPSLGEDGVRTCILRDLVPEGPTAGPETDPEVARLKASARFVTAIDAAVAIYEEIPKKATTIETPWAEVELSTGDWADAFDAVEPGTPHNEARTAIWAALVTTLVGKHAEDVPEDQLRRSLRSNRDLHDAVNRTWPLLEAPDIVGDLWSVPAYLRKCAPWLDVADVRRLQRPEAAAWTVSDLPLLDAARHRLGDPTAAHRELRNEAVLAGEHERMSRVVEEMLAADDDGEGAITMLRGDDLVDALVDQSALPGAEIDSLSGPFGHIVVDEAQELTDAQWQMLLARCPSRSFTIVGDRAQARQGFTESWQERLNRVGVDRVELATLSINYRTPAEIMAEAEPEIRAALPDANVPVSIRSNGIPIRRGSAAELGSIVEAWLAEHDEGIACVMGDPGFRAPARVRSLTPEESKGLEFDLVVLVDPAGFGDGVAGAVDRYVAMTRSTSRLVLLKR, encoded by the coding sequence GTGAGCGAAAGCGCGTTCGATCTGCCGGCGCGGTTGGCCGCCAAGACCGATCCGGCGTTGATCGCCGCCGACGAGCGGCACTTCGCCGCGCTCGCCGAAAGTCTGCGGCACTCGATCGCGGACGTGTCCGCACGGCTCGACGCCGAACGCCGGGCGCCCGGCGGCAAGGGCCGCGAGGCCATGGACCGCGACCTGGAAGTCCACCGGCTCACCGGGCGACTGCGCGCCCTGCGTCGCTACGGCCTCGACCTGTGCCTGGGCCGCATGGACCCGGCGGACGGCTCCGCGCCGGTCTACGTGGGCCGGCTCGGGCTCACCGACAGCAGCGGCCACCGGTTGCTGCTCGACTGGCGATCGCCGGCGGCCGGGCCGTTCTTCGGCGCCACCCACGCGAACCCGATGGGGCTGGCCGCCCGCCGGCGCTACCGCTGGACGGCGGGGCGGATCAGCGACTACTGGGACGAACTGTTCACCGCCGAGGGCGTCGAGGGGCACCCGGCGCTGGACGATCAGTCGGCATTCCTGGCGAGCCTCGGCGCCAACCGCACCGAACGGATGCGCGACGTGCTGGCCACCATCGCCGCCGATCAGGACGCGATCATCCGGGCGGGCTCGCGCGGCGCCCTGGTCGTCGACGGTGGCCCGGGCACCGGCAAGACCGTCGTCGCCCTGCACCGCGCCGCCTACCTGCTGTACTCCGACCCGCGCCTGGACCGCCGCCACGGCGGCGTGCTGTTCGTCGGCCCGAGCCGGCCGTACCTGGCCTACGTCTCCGACGTCCTGCCCAGCCTCGGCGAGGACGGCGTGCGGACATGCATCCTGCGCGACCTGGTTCCTGAAGGCCCGACGGCCGGCCCCGAGACCGACCCGGAAGTGGCCCGGCTGAAGGCCTCGGCCCGGTTCGTGACGGCGATCGACGCGGCGGTAGCCATCTACGAGGAGATCCCCAAGAAGGCCACCACGATCGAGACGCCCTGGGCCGAGGTCGAACTGAGCACGGGCGACTGGGCCGACGCCTTCGACGCCGTCGAACCCGGGACGCCGCACAACGAGGCCCGGACCGCGATCTGGGCGGCACTGGTCACCACCCTGGTCGGCAAGCACGCCGAGGACGTGCCGGAGGACCAACTCCGGCGGTCGCTGCGCAGCAACCGCGACCTGCACGACGCGGTCAACCGGACCTGGCCGCTGCTGGAGGCCCCGGACATCGTCGGTGACCTGTGGTCGGTGCCGGCCTACCTGCGTAAGTGCGCACCGTGGCTGGACGTCGCCGACGTGCGTCGCCTGCAACGTCCCGAGGCGGCGGCCTGGACGGTGTCGGACCTGCCGCTGTTGGATGCCGCCCGGCATCGGCTCGGTGACCCCACGGCCGCGCACCGAGAGCTTCGGAACGAAGCGGTGCTGGCCGGCGAACACGAACGCATGTCCCGAGTCGTCGAGGAGATGCTCGCGGCCGACGACGACGGTGAGGGCGCGATCACGATGCTGCGCGGGGACGACCTCGTCGACGCCCTCGTCGACCAGAGCGCGCTGCCCGGCGCCGAGATCGACTCGTTGTCCGGGCCGTTCGGGCACATCGTGGTCGACGAGGCCCAGGAACTCACCGACGCACAGTGGCAGATGCTGCTCGCCCGGTGCCCGTCGCGCAGCTTCACGATCGTCGGCGACCGAGCCCAGGCCCGACAGGGGTTCACCGAGTCCTGGCAGGAGCGGCTGAACCGCGTCGGCGTGGACCGGGTGGAACTCGCGACGCTGAGCATCAACTACCGGACCCCGGCGGAGATCATGGCCGAGGCCGAGCCGGAGATCCGAGCCGCGCTGCCGGACGCCAACGTGCCGGTTTCGATCCGCAGCAACGGCATCCCGATCCGCCGCGGCAGCGCGGCCGAGTTGGGATCGATCGTCGAGGCCTGGCTTGCCGAGCACGACGAGGGAATCGCTTGTGTGATGGGCGATCCGGGGTTCCGCGCTCCGGCCCGGGTGCGGTCACTGACGCCGGAGGAGTCCAAGGGGCTGGAGTTCGACCTGGTCGTGCTGGTCGACCCGGCGGGCTTCGGCGACGGCGTCGCGGGCGCCGTCGACCGCTACGTCGCGATGACCCGGTCCACCAGTCGACTGGTGCTCCTGAAGCGGTGA
- a CDS encoding isocitrate lyase/phosphoenolpyruvate mutase family protein yields MKTFRALHDGPGLLCLANAWDAGSARLVESLGAPAVATTSAGFAWALGHADGERIPAAVAIAAAGNVARVLSVPLSVDVEGGWAAEPAAVAENVAALSELGVAGINIEDGDDSPKLLAAKVAAIRASSAVFVNVRTDVYLRGLAPEADRVAEVLARAERYRDAGADGLFVPGICVPDEIAAVAEAAGLPLNVMAWPGLPSNAELTALGVRRFSAGASIAAAVWGVARELTEAFLAGTVADAPSHWAMDYGEIQQLFG; encoded by the coding sequence GTGAAGACGTTCCGCGCGCTGCACGACGGGCCAGGCCTGCTATGCCTGGCGAACGCCTGGGACGCGGGCAGCGCCCGGCTCGTCGAGAGTCTGGGCGCTCCTGCGGTGGCGACCACCAGCGCCGGCTTTGCCTGGGCCCTCGGGCACGCCGACGGTGAGCGGATCCCCGCCGCCGTAGCGATCGCCGCGGCCGGGAACGTCGCCCGCGTCCTGTCCGTGCCGCTGAGCGTCGACGTCGAGGGCGGTTGGGCGGCCGAACCGGCCGCCGTGGCCGAGAACGTCGCAGCGCTGAGCGAGCTCGGCGTCGCCGGGATCAACATCGAGGACGGCGACGACTCGCCCAAGCTGCTCGCAGCCAAGGTCGCCGCGATCAGGGCGAGCTCCGCGGTCTTCGTCAACGTGCGCACCGACGTCTACCTGCGCGGTCTGGCTCCGGAGGCCGATCGTGTGGCCGAGGTGCTGGCCCGCGCCGAGCGCTACCGCGACGCCGGCGCGGACGGGCTGTTCGTGCCGGGGATCTGCGTTCCCGACGAGATCGCGGCGGTCGCCGAGGCCGCGGGCCTGCCTTTGAACGTGATGGCCTGGCCGGGTCTGCCGAGCAACGCCGAGCTCACCGCGCTGGGCGTGCGCCGGTTCAGCGCCGGGGCCTCGATCGCGGCGGCGGTGTGGGGCGTGGCGCGCGAGCTGACCGAGGCGTTCCTGGCCGGCACGGTCGCGGACGCGCCGAGCCACTGGGCCATGGACTACGGGGAGATCCAGCAGTTGTTCGGCTGA
- a CDS encoding formate/nitrite transporter family protein, with product MPLPLPESVDEAAQVAAGKAKAVRDLPRYLMLSMLAGAYVGVAIVLMLTAAGPLFAASNVATKLVSGCVFGIALTLVVFAGAELFTGNNMLMLIGWLRGRVSLVEAIAVNVASLVGNFLGALGFAGMVYASGILELGAKPAAAGKPAVAAAPITMLSGVVHSKMAAPAGQLFWRAVLCNMLVCLALWMASRATTDSAKLIVLFWGLLAFIAAGYDHCVANMTLFALAIFEGSAKWSDMGHNLLYTVPGNLVGGAALVGLPYLLSQRRSTDTVTGVGDVIEEESEMWSRHRRAPEPATT from the coding sequence ATGCCGTTGCCGTTGCCGGAGTCTGTAGACGAAGCGGCCCAAGTAGCGGCCGGCAAGGCCAAGGCGGTCCGGGACCTGCCGCGGTACCTGATGCTGTCGATGCTTGCGGGCGCCTACGTGGGCGTGGCGATCGTGCTGATGCTCACCGCCGCCGGGCCGCTTTTCGCCGCGAGCAACGTGGCGACCAAGCTGGTCTCCGGGTGCGTGTTCGGCATCGCACTGACCTTGGTCGTGTTCGCCGGTGCCGAACTTTTCACGGGCAACAACATGCTCATGCTGATCGGTTGGTTGCGGGGGCGGGTCTCGCTGGTCGAGGCAATCGCCGTGAACGTTGCGTCGCTGGTCGGCAACTTCCTCGGCGCGCTCGGGTTCGCCGGGATGGTTTACGCCTCCGGAATCCTCGAGTTGGGCGCCAAGCCGGCCGCTGCGGGCAAGCCGGCTGTGGCCGCTGCCCCGATCACGATGCTGAGCGGGGTCGTCCACAGCAAGATGGCCGCTCCGGCGGGCCAGCTGTTCTGGCGCGCCGTGCTCTGCAACATGCTGGTGTGCCTGGCGCTGTGGATGGCCTCGCGCGCCACCACCGACTCGGCGAAGCTGATCGTGCTGTTCTGGGGCTTGCTGGCCTTCATCGCCGCCGGTTACGACCACTGCGTCGCGAACATGACGCTGTTCGCGCTGGCGATCTTCGAGGGCAGCGCGAAGTGGAGCGACATGGGCCACAACCTGCTCTACACGGTCCCGGGCAACCTGGTCGGCGGTGCAGCGCTCGTCGGCCTGCCCTACCTGCTCAGCCAGCGCCGTTCGACCGACACGGTCACCGGAGTCGGCGACGTCATCGAGGAGGAGAGCGAGATGTGGTCCCGGCACCGTCGGGCCCCAGAGCCCGCGACCACCTGA
- a CDS encoding aromatic ring-hydroxylating dioxygenase subunit alpha, translating into MTSVAAPATGYLDDVAMIARVLALIDAGTTELGPRVGRVPIRNYVEPARLEREIALLRRLPVPFCPSAVVAEPGSFHARSAAGVPIVVVRDRAGALRAFRNSCRHRSTQLTAGSGCATSLVCPFHGWVYALDGSLSAIPHAAGFPGVDRADRGLVPVACIEHAGLVWVDQEGPGSFDGVRALPGLTEGQILVQQGEIPVAGNWKVLVEGFLEGYHIRATHKTTFLPFGYDNTTVVQHHGQHSRVAFPFRRVEALRDLPPEQWHVAGVLTVVDHVFPNAIVARLTAHTALVVIEPDGIGHTRLITYKVAEPDAAGGVPEAVTRDISFVELGLVEDRAMAEAVQRGLAGRTADVLFGQFESALTHFHDGLAAHLD; encoded by the coding sequence GTGACCAGCGTTGCCGCCCCGGCGACGGGCTATCTCGACGACGTCGCGATGATCGCGCGCGTGCTCGCCCTCATCGACGCGGGCACCACCGAGCTCGGCCCCCGCGTCGGGCGCGTGCCGATCCGGAATTACGTGGAGCCGGCCCGCCTCGAGCGCGAGATCGCTCTGCTGCGCAGGCTCCCGGTGCCGTTCTGCCCGTCCGCCGTGGTCGCCGAGCCCGGCTCGTTCCACGCCCGGTCCGCGGCCGGCGTGCCGATCGTGGTCGTGCGCGACCGGGCCGGAGCGCTGCGGGCCTTCCGGAACAGCTGCCGCCACCGCAGCACCCAACTGACCGCGGGCTCCGGGTGCGCGACCTCGTTGGTGTGTCCGTTCCACGGCTGGGTGTACGCCCTCGACGGGTCGCTGTCGGCGATCCCGCACGCCGCCGGCTTCCCCGGGGTCGACCGGGCCGACCGGGGCCTGGTCCCGGTGGCATGCATCGAGCACGCCGGGCTGGTCTGGGTCGACCAGGAGGGCCCTGGCTCGTTCGACGGGGTACGGGCGCTGCCCGGGCTGACGGAGGGTCAGATCCTCGTCCAACAGGGCGAGATCCCGGTCGCGGGGAACTGGAAGGTGCTCGTCGAGGGGTTCCTCGAGGGCTACCACATCCGCGCCACCCACAAGACGACGTTCCTGCCCTTCGGCTACGACAACACCACGGTGGTCCAGCACCACGGGCAGCACTCCCGGGTCGCGTTCCCATTCCGCCGGGTGGAGGCGCTGCGCGACCTGCCGCCAGAGCAGTGGCACGTCGCGGGCGTGCTGACGGTCGTCGACCACGTGTTCCCCAACGCGATCGTCGCCCGGCTGACCGCGCACACCGCGCTGGTCGTCATCGAGCCGGACGGCATCGGCCACACCAGGTTGATCACCTACAAGGTCGCCGAACCGGACGCGGCCGGCGGCGTGCCCGAGGCGGTCACGCGCGACATCAGCTTCGTCGAGCTGGGCCTGGTCGAGGACCGGGCGATGGCCGAGGCGGTGCAGCGCGGGCTGGCCGGTCGGACCGCCGACGTGCTGTTCGGGCAGTTCGAGAGCGCCCTGACACATTTCCACGACGGCCTGGCCGCACACCTGGACTGA